A section of the Paenibacillus aurantius genome encodes:
- a CDS encoding LysR family transcriptional regulator, which translates to MIHLEWYRIFRAAAHRGNFTQAAEDLHMTQPSVSYAVKQLEESLGIKLYYRMSKGVRLTAEGEALLDYVERSFSELQAGEKKLQALKRLHDGELRIGAGDSVIKHLLLEPLHAYQTRYPGVGIRLSHGRTADIVRRLKENEIDCGFVHLPVKEAGLDIRPFRTTRDGFVAGDKYREALRHPLTAEEISGYPLLFMSPGSSTRSFVEKWFAEQGCPVRASMELGSVDLLLECARLGFGLAFVTRSFAEEELKEGRLFEVSTAVPIPPRSIGLAMRSGMPLPLAAQRFLEEFMEEPGRTGVGHGAQPME; encoded by the coding sequence ATGATTCATTTGGAATGGTACCGGATATTCCGGGCTGCGGCCCACCGGGGGAACTTCACGCAGGCGGCCGAGGATCTGCACATGACCCAGCCGTCGGTCAGCTATGCGGTCAAGCAGCTCGAAGAGTCGCTTGGCATCAAGCTTTATTACCGGATGTCCAAGGGCGTCCGGCTGACGGCGGAGGGGGAGGCGCTGCTCGATTATGTGGAGCGTTCCTTCTCGGAGCTTCAGGCAGGGGAGAAGAAGCTTCAGGCCTTGAAGCGGCTGCATGACGGGGAACTGCGGATCGGGGCGGGGGACTCCGTCATCAAGCACCTGCTGCTGGAGCCGCTGCACGCCTACCAGACCCGGTATCCCGGGGTGGGCATCCGCCTGTCCCACGGAAGAACGGCGGATATCGTGCGGAGGCTTAAGGAGAATGAAATCGACTGCGGGTTTGTGCATCTTCCGGTGAAGGAAGCAGGCCTTGACATCCGGCCCTTCCGGACCACCCGGGATGGCTTTGTTGCCGGAGACAAGTACCGGGAAGCCCTTCGTCATCCTCTAACGGCGGAGGAAATAAGCGGCTATCCGCTGCTCTTCATGTCCCCCGGGAGCAGCACCCGCTCCTTTGTGGAGAAGTGGTTTGCGGAGCAGGGGTGTCCCGTACGGGCCAGCATGGAGCTGGGCAGTGTGGACCTCCTGCTTGAATGCGCCCGCCTGGGCTTCGGACTTGCTTTTGTGACGCGGTCTTTCGCGGAAGAGGAGCTGAAGGAAGGGCGGCTGTTCGAGGTGAGCACCGCGGTCCCCATTCCGCCCCGTTCCATCGGGCTGGCTATGAGAAGCGGCATGCCCCTTCCTTTGGCGGCGCAAAGGTTCCTGGAGGAGTTCATGGAAGAGCCGGGGAGAACAGGAGTGGGGCACGGGGCGCAGCCCATGGAATAG
- a CDS encoding NAD(P)H-dependent flavin oxidoreductase, with product MWNQTAVSELLKIDYPILQAGMAGGPAGARLAASVSEAGGLGTLGAGYMKPGEIREAVREIRRLTDKPFAVNLFIPEPYEEEDGTMERARRLLQPYCRELGLAGEGPAAPKPYAEPFEEQAQVLLEEKVPVFSFTFGVPSADWIDAFKKEGILLIGTATTVAEGAHLESEGIDLVVGQGSEAGGHRGTFLGGHEQALVGTMALIPQLADTLHVPVIAAGGIMDGRGIAASLLLGASGVQLGTAFLASPESGAHPRYKEAVLQSMEESTVVTRAFSGKAARGIRNRFVVEMEQAEATLPPYPVQNALTRELRREAARQERIEFMSLWAGQGSRLATDVPAGVRVRELAAQTEEAFRRMHF from the coding sequence ATGTGGAACCAAACGGCGGTAAGCGAACTTCTGAAGATTGACTATCCCATCCTACAGGCGGGAATGGCGGGGGGGCCGGCGGGAGCCCGGCTAGCCGCCTCTGTCTCGGAAGCGGGTGGACTCGGGACGCTGGGGGCGGGCTATATGAAGCCCGGGGAGATCCGGGAAGCGGTAAGGGAAATCCGCCGGCTGACGGACAAGCCCTTTGCCGTGAACCTGTTCATTCCCGAGCCTTACGAGGAGGAGGACGGGACGATGGAACGGGCCCGTAGGCTTCTGCAGCCTTATTGCCGCGAGCTCGGGCTCGCGGGAGAAGGCCCGGCGGCCCCTAAGCCATATGCGGAGCCGTTCGAAGAGCAGGCCCAGGTGCTGCTCGAGGAGAAGGTGCCGGTCTTCAGCTTCACCTTCGGGGTGCCCTCGGCCGACTGGATCGATGCCTTCAAGAAGGAGGGGATTCTCCTGATCGGGACGGCGACGACCGTGGCGGAAGGGGCTCACCTCGAAAGCGAAGGCATCGATCTTGTCGTCGGCCAGGGCAGCGAGGCGGGAGGCCACCGCGGCACCTTCCTCGGCGGCCACGAGCAGGCGCTCGTCGGCACGATGGCCCTCATCCCGCAGCTTGCGGATACGCTGCACGTGCCCGTCATCGCCGCCGGCGGGATCATGGACGGCCGGGGCATCGCGGCCTCCCTCCTCCTCGGGGCGTCCGGCGTCCAGCTCGGCACTGCCTTCCTGGCCTCCCCCGAAAGCGGGGCGCATCCCCGCTACAAGGAAGCGGTGCTGCAAAGCATGGAGGAGAGCACGGTGGTGACCCGCGCCTTCTCGGGCAAAGCGGCCCGGGGAATCCGCAACCGGTTCGTCGTGGAGATGGAGCAGGCCGAGGCCACCCTCCCACCTTATCCGGTCCAGAACGCCCTCACCCGGGAGCTGCGCCGGGAAGCCGCCCGGCAGGAGCGGATCGAGTTCATGTCCCTGTGGGCCGGACAGGGCTCCCGTCTCGCTACGGACGTCCCGGCCGGCGTCCGGGTTCGGGAGCTTGCGGCCCAAACGGAAGAGGCTTTCCGCCGGATGCATTTCTGA
- a CDS encoding inorganic phosphate transporter — protein sequence MQVITAIVTIVILALVFDFINGFHDTANAIATSVSTKALTPRFAVFYAAVLNFVGAITFEGVAKSIGGSIADPAKIENGIPVVIAALIAMIFWNLLTWYFGIPSSSSHTLIGSLAGAVLASGTDLKWSGFNKIILVLIASPFIAFIIGFIVLNIVRLIVRLVGNRSPGKVNRTFRIMQIFTAGWQAFSHGTNDAQKAMGIIVFALVAGGFQDTLHVPLWVKLGAATAMGLGTSVGGWKIIKTVGRKIVKVEPMNGFASDVTASSVLSTASALGFPLSTTHVITSAIIGTGVAMRPKSINWGVVGTMVATWVITIPISMVIAYLIFQVVFLFF from the coding sequence ATGCAAGTGATAACAGCAATTGTAACCATCGTTATTTTGGCCCTTGTGTTTGATTTTATCAACGGCTTCCATGATACGGCAAACGCCATTGCGACCTCCGTCTCGACCAAAGCGCTCACTCCCCGGTTCGCCGTCTTTTATGCGGCTGTCCTGAACTTTGTCGGCGCCATTACCTTTGAAGGGGTGGCGAAGAGCATCGGGGGAAGCATAGCGGACCCGGCCAAAATCGAGAACGGCATCCCGGTCGTCATTGCGGCCCTGATCGCAATGATTTTCTGGAACCTGCTGACGTGGTATTTCGGGATTCCTTCCTCCTCGTCGCACACGCTGATCGGCTCGCTCGCCGGCGCTGTTCTGGCAAGCGGAACCGACCTGAAATGGTCCGGCTTCAACAAGATTATCCTCGTGCTGATCGCGTCTCCCTTTATTGCTTTCATTATCGGATTCATCGTGCTGAATATCGTCAGGCTGATCGTCCGCCTCGTCGGGAACCGCTCTCCGGGCAAGGTCAACCGCACGTTCCGGATCATGCAGATCTTCACGGCGGGCTGGCAGGCCTTCTCGCACGGGACGAACGATGCCCAGAAGGCGATGGGGATTATCGTTTTCGCCTTGGTAGCGGGGGGATTCCAGGATACGCTCCACGTTCCCCTGTGGGTCAAGCTGGGGGCGGCCACGGCGATGGGCCTCGGAACCTCGGTCGGCGGCTGGAAGATCATCAAGACGGTCGGCCGCAAAATCGTCAAGGTCGAGCCGATGAACGGCTTCGCTTCCGACGTCACGGCCTCTTCGGTCCTGAGCACGGCTTCGGCGCTCGGCTTCCCGCTCTCCACGACGCACGTCATCACGTCGGCGATTATCGGCACCGGGGTGGCGATGCGGCCGAAATCGATCAACTGGGGCGTGGTGGGAACGATGGTCGCCACCTGGGTCATCACCATCCCGATTTCCATGGTGATCGCTTATCTCATCTTCCAGGTCGTCTTCCTGTTCTTCTAA
- a CDS encoding ATPase domain-containing protein, whose protein sequence is MNTVTSGIKGLDTVLNGGVPAGASVVVEGAPGTGKTTLAMQFLHQGAAVGEAGLYITFEELPEQLYREMDAYGWDLKELEREGKLRVVSISPDLLMEQMLEPGGLFEQLVAETAAKRIVLDSISLYRYGNLSVREQRETFYRLRSVLKRHGLTALLIREESLSEEDKPAFENYVFDGVIRLRLKVYMEKYRMRTVEVTKMRGRPLLEGEHVYRITGEGIHVVPARSMVEDVAVLKNQKCVSTGLDRLDQVLDGGLAEGTVYLLDTNSKANYKYIMGSIVAKRFEQGETVIALLSSFNSPMEMTNMLAAHGISLEEIIEKERLYLVEHYRRPHPKGLSDYILDVSRHSNQEYREWLAQVLEPVFKKGFSEGRKFFVYYDLNTIVAERGKEFIRNYFAEETAWARSMGVTVLALCNFAEIGDEIASYLERTCNGVLRTWVDGCYQHIQVTKAPNGKISEPMLVENMEERPFIRMV, encoded by the coding sequence GTGAATACCGTCACGTCAGGAATAAAAGGCTTGGACACCGTTCTGAACGGGGGGGTTCCGGCCGGGGCATCCGTTGTTGTGGAGGGGGCGCCCGGCACGGGGAAAACGACGCTCGCCATGCAGTTTCTGCACCAGGGGGCGGCCGTTGGAGAAGCCGGCTTATACATAACCTTTGAGGAACTGCCGGAGCAGCTTTACCGGGAAATGGACGCCTATGGCTGGGATTTAAAAGAACTCGAACGAGAAGGGAAGCTTCGCGTTGTTTCCATCTCGCCCGATCTGCTCATGGAGCAGATGCTGGAGCCGGGGGGGTTGTTCGAGCAGCTGGTCGCGGAGACGGCTGCCAAGCGAATCGTCCTGGACAGCATCAGCCTGTACCGGTACGGCAATCTATCCGTCCGGGAGCAGCGGGAAACGTTTTACCGGCTGAGAAGTGTTCTGAAGAGACACGGCCTTACCGCTCTGCTCATCCGGGAGGAGAGCCTGTCCGAGGAGGACAAGCCCGCATTCGAGAACTATGTTTTCGATGGGGTGATCCGCCTGCGGCTGAAAGTTTACATGGAGAAATACCGCATGCGTACGGTTGAAGTAACCAAGATGAGGGGGAGGCCGCTTCTCGAGGGAGAGCATGTCTACCGCATCACAGGGGAGGGAATTCATGTGGTGCCGGCGCGTTCCATGGTGGAGGACGTGGCCGTGCTGAAGAATCAGAAGTGCGTATCCACCGGATTGGACAGGCTCGATCAGGTGCTGGACGGAGGACTCGCGGAGGGAACCGTTTATCTGCTGGATACGAACAGCAAGGCGAATTACAAATACATCATGGGCTCCATCGTAGCCAAGCGGTTCGAGCAGGGAGAGACGGTCATCGCCCTGCTTTCGAGCTTCAACTCCCCTATGGAGATGACGAATATGCTGGCCGCACACGGCATCTCGCTGGAGGAGATCATCGAGAAGGAAAGACTGTACCTCGTCGAGCATTACCGGCGTCCGCATCCGAAGGGCCTTTCGGATTACATTCTCGATGTGTCCCGGCATTCCAATCAAGAGTACCGGGAGTGGCTGGCTCAAGTACTTGAGCCGGTGTTCAAGAAGGGCTTCTCGGAGGGGCGCAAATTTTTCGTTTATTACGATTTGAATACCATAGTAGCGGAACGGGGTAAGGAATTCATAAGGAATTATTTTGCCGAAGAGACGGCTTGGGCCCGATCCATGGGGGTTACGGTGCTTGCCCTTTGCAATTTTGCGGAGATCGGGGACGAGATCGCCTCCTATCTGGAGCGGACCTGCAACGGGGTTCTCCGGACCTGGGTGGACGGATGCTACCAGCATATCCAGGTTACCAAAGCCCCGAACGGCAAAATTTCCGAGCCTATGCTGGTGGAAAACATGGAGGAAAGGCCATTCATCCGAATGGTTTAG